Proteins encoded within one genomic window of Anopheles gambiae chromosome 3, idAnoGambNW_F1_1, whole genome shotgun sequence:
- the LOC133393099 gene encoding uncharacterized protein LOC133393099 encodes MKTFIVLSLTVVTLVAGASLEKANPTKEAQDRKLDEKNHAKRGLIDYGYGYAKEPELQGGFKPSFGYDITVGQHHVPQFKTYAVPEYRHNQYAPLYKEPTVYNWKEEKHTIITKKVPVPYPVNVEKQVVIEKKVPVHVPVKVHVPYRVEVEKKVPVYVEKKVHVDRPVPYPVKVKVPVYHKVEVEVPKPYPVHIPKPYPVYIEKEVHVPVVHRVEVEKPYPVYVEKPVLVEQVESHESHSHEHSHEHEHSHEQVSHELHSHEQVSHELQGHELQSHEHSSHEQEHVVHHDIRPVGVKSTNFISEPIHVEDHHEHQYGEESQKIERKVESDQKAAATTTTGAAAASASEQKKDAEKPADKESSQ; translated from the exons ATGAAG ACGTTCATTGTGTTGAGTCTGACGGTGGTGACACTGGTGGCCGGTGCCAGCCTCGAAAAAGCCAACCCCACCAAGGAAGCCCAGGATCGCAAGCTGGACGAAAAGAACCATGCCAAGCGTGGTCTGATTGACTACGGCTACGGTTACGCCAAAGAACCCGAGCTGCAGGGAGGCTTCAAACCATCGTTCGGGTACGACATCACCGTCGGTCAGCATCATGTACCACAGTTCAAGACGTACGCTGTCCCCGAGTATCGTCACAACCAGTACGCTCCCCTGTACAAAGAACCGACCGTGTACAACTGGAAGGAGGAAAAGCACACCATCATCACGAAGAAGGTCCCGGTGCCGTACCCGGTGAACGTGGAGAAGCAGGTGGTGATTGAGAAGAAGGTCCCGGTGCACGTGCCGGTGAAGGTGCACGTCCCGTACCGCGTCGAGGTGGAGAAGAAGGTCCCAGTGTACGTAGAGAAGAAGGTGCACGTCGATCGTCCGGTGCCGTACCCGGTGAAGGTGAAGGTGCCAGTGTACCACAAGGTGGAGGTTGAGGTCCCGAAGCCATACCCAGTGCACATTCCCAAGCCGTACCCGGTGTACATCGAGAAGGAGGTTCATGTTCCGGTCGTCCACCGGGTGGAGGTGGAGAAGCCCTATCCGGTGTACGTGGAGAAGCCGGTGCTGGTGGAGCAGGTTGAGTCGCATGAGTCGCACAGCCACGAGCACAGCCACGAGCATGAGCACAGCCATGAGCAGGTGAGCCACGAGCTGCACAGCCACGAGCAGGTGAGCCATGAGCTGCAGGGACACGAGCTGCAGAGTCACGAGCATAGTAGCCACGAGCAGGAGCATGTCGTCCATCATGACATCCGCCCCGTTGGTGTCAAGTCGACCAACTTCATCTCGGAGCCTATTCACGTGGAAGACCATCACGAGCACCAGTATGGTGAGGAGTCGCAGAAGATCGAGCGCAAGGTGGAAAGCGATCAGAAGGCggcggccaccaccaccaccggagctgctgctgcttctgccaGCGAACAGAAGAAGGATGCGGAAAAGCCTGCCGATAAGGAGTCGTCGCAGTGA